The following proteins are encoded in a genomic region of Patescibacteria group bacterium:
- the rplT gene encoding 50S ribosomal protein L20: protein MVRVKRGTTAHKRRKSVLKQTKGFRWGRKNRYTLAKEALLHALSYNYRDRKVRKREKRQLWQIQINAGSRKQDISYSKLMGGLKKKNIAIDRKILAQLAQEQPKIFEKIIEEAIK from the coding sequence ATGGTACGAGTAAAACGCGGAACAACGGCCCACAAACGGAGAAAAAGTGTATTAAAACAAACTAAGGGATTCCGCTGGGGCAGAAAAAACAGATATACTTTAGCAAAAGAAGCATTACTCCATGCCCTGTCTTATAATTACAGGGATAGGAAGGTAAGAAAACGCGAGAAGAGGCAGTTGTGGCAGATTCAAATTAATGCTGGTTCCAGAAAACAAGATATTTCCTATAGCAAATTAATGGGTGGTCTTAAGAAAAAGAATATCGCAATAGACAGAAAAATCTTGGCTCAATTAGCTCAAGAACAGCCAAAAATATTTGAAAAAATAATAGAAGAGGCAATTAAATAA
- a CDS encoding 50S ribosomal protein L35: MPQKTRKAKTRKSLTKRFKLTKSGKILRKATGQNHFRSKKSGNQIQEKRKWVELPNSESKKIKKLMSI; this comes from the coding sequence ATGCCACAGAAAACAAGAAAGGCGAAGACAAGAAAATCGTTGACCAAAAGATTTAAGCTAACGAAAAGCGGGAAAATCTTACGAAAAGCGACCGGACAAAATCATTTCCGCTCAAAAAAATCAGGAAATCAGATACAAGAGAAAAGAAAATGGGTGGAATTGCCGAACTCTGAATCCAAAAAAATTAAAAAATTGATGTCAATTTAA